The genome window CGCCGTACCATCCGCCGTTTCCAGCCGCAGCTTGCCAACCACGCCCTCGGGCAGCGCCAGCAGGTCGCCGGGGGCGAATCCCAGCACCTCGCCGATGCTCCGGTCGCAGCGGTGCAGCACCGCCAGCAGCGTCACCTCCGCATCCATCACCTGCGATTCCAGCCGCCGCTCCCAGGCCACCTTCTCGTCAAGGCTCGGCGCCGCCCCCGCCTCGCCGCTGGCCGCCGGCCGCCCTTCCGGCGCGCGCCCCAGCGCCGGCAGGATCAGCTTGCCCGTGCCCTTGCGCGCGCCCGATCCGAGGTCGAGCGCAAATTCCAGCACCCTGTAGGGCTCGTCCTCCAGCATAAGCCCCAGCGGGCGGGCATCCGCCAGGTGGCACGAAAACCCGAAGCCCGAGAGCCAGCTCGCCTCCGCCGCCTCGGCAAAGATCTCCTCCACCGCACCCAGCACCCCGTCGATCCAGTCGGCGCAGAGGGCGGCATCGGTGCGGGTGGGTTTGCGCGCGGTCGGGGTGCCGGTGGCGAGCTTGCCCGCCGTCTGCTGCTCGATCAGCGCGCCCATCAGCGCATTGTCGAGCACCATCACCCCCTGCGCTTCCTCGGGGCCTTCGAGCAGGGCGTAAAGTCCGTTTTCGGGCAGCTCGTCCAGCAGTTCGGCCAGCGAGCGCGTCGCCTGCCCGCTGCCCTCCGCGGCAACCACGAGGTGCAGCAGCTTGTCCGACACCCGCGCCATCACCAGCCCGAGCGCCTTCTCAACCGCAGGAAGCCCGGCCACGGCGAGGGCCGGGTCGGGCGCGGCAGCGTCAAGCTTCCGGCGCAGCACGAAGTCTCGTGAGGTGTCGGTCATGGCTCCATCGGGCATATCCCACAGGGGGCGGGTTCGAGCCGTTTGTGCCACGCCGAGGTTTGAAATTGGTTAACCCCGGCTTGCCTTTGTCGCGCGCCCGCCGCGCGCCGCCCTCAGGCCGCGCGGCCCGCGCTTCCCGCCTGCCCGGCCACCGGCAGTCGCGCCCGGAAGGCCGCGCCGCCCCGCCCCGGCAGGTATTCGACCGTGCCGCCCAGCCGCGCCATGATCTCGCGGCAGATCGCCAGCCCCAGCCCCGCGCCCCCCGCCGCCGAAGTGTCTGTCAGCCTTGCGAATTTCTCGAAGATGATCTCGCGGCTGCGCTCCTCGATCCCGCTGCCGTTGTCGATGAAGTCCACCGTCAGCCAGTCGCCGTTCTCCCCCGGCGTC of Oceanicola sp. 502str15 contains these proteins:
- a CDS encoding FliM/FliN family flagellar motor switch protein, whose protein sequence is MPDGAMTDTSRDFVLRRKLDAAAPDPALAVAGLPAVEKALGLVMARVSDKLLHLVVAAEGSGQATRSLAELLDELPENGLYALLEGPEEAQGVMVLDNALMGALIEQQTAGKLATGTPTARKPTRTDAALCADWIDGVLGAVEEIFAEAAEASWLSGFGFSCHLADARPLGLMLEDEPYRVLEFALDLGSGARKGTGKLILPALGRAPEGRPAASGEAGAAPSLDEKVAWERRLESQVMDAEVTLLAVLHRCDRSIGEVLGFAPGDLLALPEGVVGKLRLETADGTAISRGRLGQSAGVRAVRLTDGQEEAEPMPEVDPMGAAMMSVGDEAGGLPDLPAMPESEELPELPDLPELDGLSSGMEGLPDLDGLGGNASDDDELPELPELPGGGGVGEDGLPALPDLPDLEGLTGT